The following are encoded in a window of Streptomyces sp. 11x1 genomic DNA:
- a CDS encoding DUF72 domain-containing protein translates to MGDVLVGTCSWTDRALLASGWYPRGHRDPEPRLRYYAEQFPVVEMDSGYYALPSRRNSLLWAERTPPEFRFDVKAFSLLTGHPTRPVALPADLRESPGAEPRRGAPGAVLDRVWERFAHAIEPLRAAGKLGAVLFQFPPWFAPGRGPEGANGHGARRAAALSTSVKTSRSASARASGTTPVRASGTTSVEASGRLAERTPEQTLEECAQRTAGWPVSVEFRHPAWWQGEQADRTAALLARLGFVAVGVDMAQGLESSVPPFVPVTSRDLAVVRFHGRSPAWGTGSKEDRFRYAYSEAELRAWAPRLRGAAEQVAELHVLFNNCCADAAVRAAETMRRVLDTT, encoded by the coding sequence ATGGGTGATGTACTCGTCGGAACCTGCTCCTGGACCGACCGCGCGCTGCTGGCCAGCGGCTGGTACCCACGCGGCCATCGCGACCCCGAGCCCCGACTCCGTTACTACGCCGAGCAGTTCCCGGTCGTCGAGATGGATTCCGGGTATTACGCCCTGCCCAGCCGTCGCAACAGCCTGCTGTGGGCCGAGCGGACCCCGCCCGAATTCCGTTTCGACGTCAAGGCGTTCTCCCTTCTCACCGGCCACCCGACCCGCCCGGTGGCCCTCCCCGCGGACCTGCGGGAGTCCCCGGGGGCCGAGCCGCGCCGCGGGGCCCCCGGCGCCGTACTGGACCGGGTCTGGGAGCGGTTCGCCCACGCCATCGAGCCGTTGCGGGCGGCGGGGAAGCTGGGAGCGGTGCTGTTCCAGTTCCCGCCGTGGTTCGCGCCGGGCCGAGGGCCGGAGGGGGCGAACGGGCATGGGGCGAGGAGGGCCGCTGCCCTCAGCACGTCGGTGAAGACTTCTCGGAGCGCGTCTGCGCGGGCTTCCGGGACCACGCCGGTCCGGGCTTCCGGGACCACATCGGTGGAGGCTTCCGGGAGGCTCGCCGAGAGGACTCCGGAACAGACGCTGGAGGAGTGTGCGCAGCGTACGGCCGGCTGGCCCGTCTCGGTCGAGTTCCGGCACCCGGCGTGGTGGCAGGGCGAACAGGCCGACCGTACGGCGGCGTTACTCGCCCGGCTCGGCTTCGTCGCCGTGGGGGTCGACATGGCCCAGGGCCTGGAGTCCTCCGTGCCGCCCTTCGTCCCCGTCACCTCCCGGGACCTCGCCGTCGTACGGTTCCACGGCCGCAGCCCGGCCTGGGGCACCGGCAGCAAGGAGGACCGCTTCCGGTACGCGTACTCCGAGGCCGAACTGCGCGCGTGGGCACCCCGGTTGCGGGGGGCCGCCGAACAGGTCGCCGAACTGCACGTCCTCTTCAACAACTGCTGCGCCGACGCGGCCGTCAGGGCGGCGGAGACGATGCGCCGGGTGCTGGACACGACGTGA